The Arachis hypogaea cultivar Tifrunner chromosome 16, arahy.Tifrunner.gnm2.J5K5, whole genome shotgun sequence genome contains a region encoding:
- the LOC140179977 gene encoding protein MAIN-LIKE 1-like has protein sequence MVGLRAIRNLLPRKLDSPDTFNEVAAEALALTGFQHVSRVGEMRGHAALLSALVERWRPETHTFHLPVGEVTVTLEDVSYILGLPINGEAVTGRSDSSHQFLVENCIACFGREPSPEDHVLEKVNLAWVRRCRDTEPCDTQESVERYVRVHILCVLGTVVFPDKSTTSLNSKFLPLLRDFHRISEYSWGQPVWRTYTARCVVLHDTTVKRWTAH, from the exons ATGGTGGGGTTAAGG GCTATCAGGAATTTGTTGCCCAGAAAACTCGATTCGCCAGATACTTTTAACGAGGTAGCGGCAGAGGCACTAGCATTAACTGGGTTTCAACATGTTTCGCGAGTAGGCGAAATGAGAGGTCATGCTGCACTACTGAGTGCCTTGGTGGAACGCTGGAGGCCGGAGACTCACACGTTTCATCTTCCGGTCGGTGAAGTGACAGTGACGTTGGAAGATGTGAGCTATATTCTTGGTCTCCCGATTAATGGGGAGGCTGTTACCGGTAGATCAGATAGCAGTCACCAGTTTTTGGTGGAGAACTGCATTGCCTGTTTTGGTCGGGAGCCCAGTCCAGAAGATCACGTGTTAGAGAAGGTTAATCTCGCATGGGTCCGAAGGTGCAGAGACACTGAGCCTTGTGACACTCAGGAGTCTGTTGAACGGTACGTCCGGGTGCACATTTTATGCGTGCTCGGAACAGTAGTGTTTCCGGATAAGTCGACCACTTCATTGAATTCGAAGTTTCTACCGCTACTTCGAGATTTCCACCGGATTTCAGAATACAGTTGGGGGCAGCCAGTTTGGCGCACTTATACAGCTCGTTGTGTCGTGCTTCACGATACAACTGTAAAGAGATGGACGGCCCACTGA